From a region of the Anaeromyxobacter sp. genome:
- a CDS encoding flagellar hook-basal body complex protein — translation MARPVLHAGQGVDMTLAAKRRAGAVSPGFLLATALAAGCGGLGEGEASCLPIAGPEVLRQGELVPTGLAHDLSLRGAGFFALSDDRAPFTAASYTRAGRFTVDRDGFLVDLQERRVLGWQADPSGTLAAAPGPLQIGSATIAPRATTFLFLTGNLQADAAVLGAFDPANPGTTSSFSTSMTVYDTLGGHQPVQVFFTRTGSAATGTAWTWSALADGGGLQGGSAGTLQVVAGGDLTFDAAGRLASDAPLAGNATSFHPLGAGAPQPLTFNFGDPTGELGSGLLGLTQFASPSATTFSGQDGFGAGQLASVRIDPDGRVDGDFTNGRSRVLAQVGVAVFPAPAFLAPLPGHRFAPTVASGAPALGAPCAGLQACVVSGALERLGEESSTCVTPGR, via the coding sequence GTGGCACGCCCCGTGCTCCACGCCGGGCAGGGGGTCGACATGACGCTGGCGGCGAAGCGACGGGCTGGTGCGGTGTCTCCGGGGTTCCTGCTGGCGACGGCCCTCGCGGCCGGCTGCGGTGGGCTGGGCGAGGGCGAGGCGTCCTGCCTGCCGATCGCCGGACCGGAGGTCCTGCGCCAGGGCGAGCTCGTCCCGACGGGCCTCGCCCACGACCTCTCGCTCCGGGGCGCCGGCTTCTTCGCCCTGAGCGACGACCGCGCGCCCTTCACGGCGGCCTCCTACACCCGCGCCGGGCGGTTCACCGTCGATCGGGACGGCTTCCTCGTCGACCTCCAGGAGCGGCGGGTGCTTGGCTGGCAGGCGGATCCCTCCGGCACGCTCGCCGCCGCCCCCGGCCCCCTCCAGATCGGCAGCGCCACCATCGCGCCGCGCGCCACCACCTTCCTCTTCCTGACGGGCAACCTCCAGGCCGACGCCGCCGTCCTCGGCGCCTTTGACCCGGCCAACCCGGGCACGACGTCCAGCTTCTCCACCTCGATGACGGTCTACGACACCCTGGGCGGCCACCAGCCGGTGCAGGTCTTCTTCACCAGGACCGGCAGCGCCGCCACCGGCACCGCCTGGACCTGGAGCGCCCTGGCCGACGGCGGCGGCCTCCAGGGCGGCAGCGCCGGAACGCTGCAGGTCGTCGCCGGAGGCGACCTCACCTTCGACGCCGCGGGCCGGCTCGCCAGCGACGCGCCGCTGGCCGGCAACGCCACCTCCTTCCACCCGCTCGGCGCCGGCGCCCCCCAGCCGCTCACCTTCAACTTCGGCGACCCCACCGGCGAGCTGGGCAGCGGGCTCCTGGGGCTCACCCAGTTCGCCTCCCCGTCGGCCACCACCTTCAGCGGGCAGGACGGGTTCGGCGCCGGCCAGCTCGCCTCGGTCCGCATCGACCCGGACGGCCGCGTCGACGGCGACTTCACCAACGGTCGGTCGCGCGTGCTCGCCCAGGTGGGCGTGGCGGTCTTCCCGGCGCCGGCGTTCCTGGCGCCCCTGCCGGGCCACCGCTTCGCGCCCACCGTCGCCTCCGGCGCGCCGGCGCTCGGGGCGCCCTGCGCCGGGCTCCAGGCCTGCGTCGTCAGCGGCGCGCTCGAGCGGCTCGGCGAGGAGTCATCCACCTGCGTGACGCCGGGCCGCTGA